In the Pseudothauera hydrothermalis genome, one interval contains:
- the nifB gene encoding nitrogenase cofactor biosynthesis protein NifB produces MELPVISNAAPAAAGGCHASGCGSAPDALAHLPDHIRAKVQDHPCYSEEAHHHFARMHVAVAPACNIQCNYCNRKYDCANESRPGVVSELLTPAQAVKKTLAVAAAIPQMSVLGIAGPGDPLANPQRTFETFRQLAAQAPDIKLCVSTNGLALPDFVDELARYNIDHVTITINCIDPDIGAQIYPWIFWKNRRIRGVEGARILIEQQQRGLEMLTARGILVKVNSVMIPGINDEHLKTVSKIVKAKGAFLHNVMPLIAAAEHGTYYGIVGQREPTALELEALQDACAGDMAMMRHCRQCRADAVGMLGEDRGAEFTLDKIDAISIDYAEAMQTRAKVRAQIMAELDMKRALRKAPKFQPEATVPPAQLPALRNLRVAVATKGGGLINQHFGHAHEFLVYEVGPQSTRFLGHRRCTPYCMGDSTCGEGETVLAGIIHALEGVEVLLASKIGFEPWGELEKAGIQPNGEHAMEPIDEALRAVYDELAAAGKLAAPANATRAVA; encoded by the coding sequence ATGGAACTTCCGGTCATCAGCAATGCCGCGCCGGCTGCCGCCGGGGGCTGTCATGCCAGCGGTTGTGGCAGCGCGCCGGATGCGCTGGCACATCTGCCCGATCATATCCGCGCCAAGGTGCAGGACCACCCCTGTTACTCGGAAGAGGCTCACCACCATTTTGCCCGTATGCACGTGGCCGTTGCCCCGGCCTGTAACATCCAGTGCAATTATTGCAACCGCAAATACGACTGTGCGAACGAATCGCGCCCGGGCGTGGTCTCTGAGCTTTTGACACCGGCCCAGGCGGTCAAGAAAACGCTGGCGGTGGCCGCGGCCATTCCGCAGATGAGCGTGCTGGGCATTGCCGGACCGGGCGATCCGCTGGCCAATCCGCAGCGCACCTTCGAAACCTTCCGCCAACTCGCCGCCCAAGCCCCGGACATCAAACTGTGCGTGTCGACCAACGGATTGGCGTTGCCCGACTTTGTCGATGAGCTTGCCCGCTACAACATCGACCATGTCACCATCACGATCAACTGTATCGATCCGGACATCGGCGCGCAGATTTATCCGTGGATTTTCTGGAAAAACCGGCGCATCCGCGGCGTGGAGGGCGCCCGGATTCTCATCGAACAGCAGCAGCGGGGGCTGGAGATGCTCACCGCCCGCGGCATCCTGGTCAAGGTCAATTCGGTGATGATCCCTGGCATCAATGACGAGCACCTCAAGACGGTGAGTAAGATCGTCAAGGCCAAGGGCGCATTTTTGCACAACGTCATGCCTTTGATTGCCGCAGCCGAACATGGCACTTACTACGGCATCGTCGGCCAGCGCGAGCCTACCGCACTGGAGCTGGAAGCGCTGCAGGATGCCTGTGCCGGCGATATGGCGATGATGCGCCACTGCCGCCAGTGCCGCGCCGACGCGGTCGGTATGCTGGGCGAAGACCGCGGCGCCGAATTCACCCTGGACAAGATCGACGCCATATCGATCGATTATGCCGAGGCAATGCAGACGCGTGCCAAGGTGCGCGCGCAGATCATGGCCGAATTGGATATGAAGCGTGCGCTGCGGAAAGCGCCCAAGTTCCAGCCGGAAGCGACCGTCCCCCCAGCCCAGTTGCCGGCCTTGCGCAATCTGCGTGTGGCCGTGGCGACCAAGGGCGGCGGGCTGATCAACCAGCACTTTGGCCATGCGCACGAGTTTCTGGTGTATGAAGTCGGCCCGCAGTCGACCCGCTTTCTCGGTCACCGCCGCTGCACCCCCTACTGTATGGGCGACAGCACCTGTGGCGAGGGCGAGACCGTGCTGGCCGGCATCATCCACGCGCTGGAAGGCGTGGAAGTGTTACTTGCCAGCAAGATTGGTTTTGAGCCCTGGGGTGAGTTGGAAAAGGCCGGCATCCAGCCCAACGGCGAGCATGCCATGGAGCCGATCGATGAGGCCCTGCGCGCGGTGTATGACGAGTTGGCCGCGGCCGGCAAGCTCGCTGCTCCCGCAAACGCTACC
- the rsxA gene encoding electron transport complex subunit RsxA has translation MNEWLMLLLGTALVNNVVLVKFLGLCPFMGVSRKIDSALGMGLATTFVLVLTGALTWALEHWLLAPLELGYLRLLGFILVIAATVQFVEMAVKKNAPQLYRVLGIYLPLITTNCAVLGVALLNVQEGAGFVTSVLYALGSAIGFTVVLILFAGLRERLALARVPTAFAGAPIGFITAGLLSLAFMGFAGLTNH, from the coding sequence ATGAACGAATGGCTGATGTTGTTGCTGGGCACAGCGTTGGTCAACAACGTGGTGCTGGTGAAATTCCTCGGTCTGTGCCCTTTCATGGGGGTGTCGCGCAAGATCGACAGCGCCTTGGGCATGGGACTGGCCACCACCTTCGTGCTGGTGCTGACCGGCGCGCTCACCTGGGCGCTGGAACATTGGCTGCTGGCGCCGCTGGAACTGGGGTATCTGCGCCTGCTGGGCTTCATTCTGGTGATTGCCGCGACCGTGCAGTTCGTGGAAATGGCGGTCAAGAAAAACGCGCCCCAGCTCTATCGGGTATTGGGCATTTATCTGCCACTGATTACCACCAACTGCGCGGTGCTGGGCGTGGCCCTGCTCAACGTGCAGGAGGGTGCGGGGTTTGTGACCAGCGTGCTCTACGCGCTGGGGTCGGCCATCGGTTTTACCGTGGTGCTGATTCTGTTTGCCGGCCTGCGCGAGCGCCTGGCGCTGGCGCGGGTGCCGACCGCTTTTGCCGGAGCGCCGATCGGTTTTATCACCGCCGGTTTGCTGTCGCTGGCCTTCATGGGTTTTGCCGGCCTCACCAACCACTGA
- a CDS encoding RnfABCDGE type electron transport complex subunit B, producing MLSAILSLSLLGVALGLILGVAARRFRVQASGIEAELQAMMPGTNCGQCGYPGCAGAAAALAKGEAGATCCPPGGRELAEALAARLGLSLDAAALTDDLPRVASVREELCIGCTKCFKACPTDAVIGAVKQIHAVIRDACTGCAKCEPICPTAAITLSPVPVTLQTWVWPKPVLEAGPATAAATGLAGANA from the coding sequence ATGTTGTCTGCCATCCTCAGTCTTTCGTTGCTTGGCGTTGCGCTCGGACTGATCCTGGGGGTTGCCGCGCGCCGCTTCCGGGTGCAAGCCAGCGGTATCGAAGCCGAGCTGCAAGCCATGATGCCCGGCACCAATTGTGGGCAGTGCGGCTACCCCGGCTGTGCGGGCGCGGCCGCCGCGCTGGCCAAGGGCGAAGCCGGCGCCACGTGTTGCCCGCCCGGCGGCCGCGAGCTGGCCGAAGCGCTCGCCGCCCGCCTGGGGCTTTCTTTGGACGCCGCAGCGCTGACCGATGACCTGCCACGGGTCGCAAGCGTGCGCGAGGAGCTTTGCATCGGTTGCACCAAGTGCTTCAAAGCCTGCCCCACCGACGCGGTCATCGGCGCAGTCAAACAGATTCACGCAGTCATCCGCGACGCTTGCACCGGTTGTGCCAAATGCGAGCCGATCTGCCCGACCGCAGCCATTACCTTGAGCCCAGTGCCGGTGACCCTGCAGACCTGGGTGTGGCCCAAACCGGTGCTGGAAGCCGGTCCGGCGACCGCGGCCGCTACCGGGCTGGCCGGCGCAAACGCTTGA
- the nifA gene encoding nif-specific transcriptional activator NifA: MSTPLSADSGEARVAWLESALESIYRVSRVLSRSLELRETLAEVLRVLDEECGFNRALVTLTEPDGEAMTISALHGVDAPCHPDLRWRAGEGVIGLVLQRGRAQVLERLADDPRYLAQRGLFDAEAPFIGVPIRVGPETLGVLALQPPLAARERLEDDAHLAEMVANLIGQTVRLALQVRQERRDIAEERDTLRRTVRNRYGFDNVVGHTAKMKQVFEQVRQVAKWNTTVLVRGETGTGKELIAQAIHYNSPRAAGPFVKLNCAALPENLLESELFGHEKGAFTGALTQRKGRFEMADTGTLFLDEIGEISASFQAKLLRVLQEGELERVGGARTLKVDVRVIAATNRDLEAEVEAGKFREDLYYRLNVMPIVLPPLRERMEDIPEIARHLVDKIAAAQGRPLSITDSALRVLLHHAWPGNVRELENCLERAAVMSEDGVIDRDMILISGIEERVTPLRGGATVKLDDPDLDERERVIAALEQAGWVQAKAARLLNMTPRQIAYRIQTLNIKVRQI, encoded by the coding sequence ATGAGCACGCCGCTGTCGGCCGATTCCGGCGAAGCCCGCGTGGCATGGCTGGAATCGGCACTGGAGTCGATATACCGGGTCAGCCGCGTGCTGTCGCGCTCGCTCGAGCTGCGCGAGACGCTGGCCGAGGTGCTGCGTGTGCTCGACGAGGAGTGCGGCTTCAACCGTGCGCTGGTCACCTTGACCGAACCGGACGGCGAGGCCATGACCATATCCGCGCTGCATGGCGTGGATGCGCCCTGTCACCCGGACTTGCGCTGGCGCGCCGGCGAGGGCGTGATTGGGCTGGTCTTGCAGCGCGGCCGCGCACAGGTACTGGAGCGGCTGGCCGACGATCCGCGTTATCTGGCTCAGCGCGGCTTGTTCGACGCCGAGGCGCCGTTCATCGGTGTGCCGATCCGTGTCGGCCCGGAGACCTTGGGAGTGCTTGCACTGCAGCCACCGCTGGCCGCGCGTGAGCGCCTGGAAGACGATGCCCATCTGGCCGAAATGGTCGCCAATCTGATCGGCCAGACCGTACGCCTGGCCCTGCAAGTGCGCCAGGAGCGCCGCGACATCGCCGAAGAGCGCGACACACTGCGGCGCACGGTGCGTAACCGTTACGGCTTTGACAACGTGGTTGGCCACACCGCAAAGATGAAACAGGTCTTCGAGCAGGTGCGCCAGGTGGCCAAGTGGAACACCACCGTATTGGTGCGCGGCGAAACCGGTACCGGCAAAGAGTTGATCGCCCAGGCCATCCACTACAACTCGCCGCGCGCGGCCGGCCCTTTCGTCAAGCTCAACTGTGCCGCCTTACCGGAAAACCTGCTCGAATCGGAACTTTTCGGGCACGAAAAAGGTGCGTTCACCGGCGCCCTCACTCAGCGCAAGGGCCGCTTCGAGATGGCCGATACCGGCACGCTGTTCCTGGATGAGATTGGCGAAATATCAGCCTCCTTTCAGGCCAAGCTGTTGCGGGTGCTGCAAGAAGGCGAGCTGGAGCGCGTGGGCGGAGCGCGCACGCTGAAAGTGGATGTGCGGGTCATTGCCGCCACCAACCGCGACCTGGAGGCTGAGGTCGAAGCCGGCAAGTTCCGCGAAGATCTCTATTACCGCTTGAATGTCATGCCCATCGTGCTGCCGCCGCTGCGCGAGCGGATGGAGGACATTCCGGAAATCGCCCGCCATCTGGTCGATAAGATCGCAGCCGCGCAAGGCCGCCCGCTCAGCATCACCGACAGCGCGCTGCGGGTGCTGCTGCACCACGCCTGGCCGGGCAATGTGCGCGAGCTGGAAAACTGTCTGGAGCGCGCCGCGGTGATGAGTGAGGATGGGGTCATCGACCGCGACATGATCTTGATCTCGGGGATCGAAGAGCGTGTGACCCCGTTGCGCGGCGGCGCTACGGTCAAGCTCGACGATCCCGATCTGGATGAGCGCGAGCGGGTCATTGCCGCGTTGGAGCAGGCCGGCTGGGTGCAGGCCAAGGCCGCCCGCCTGCTCAACATGACGCCGCGGCAAATCGCCTACCGTATCCAGACGCTCAATATCAAGGTCCGGCAGATCTGA
- a CDS encoding type II toxin-antitoxin system RelE/ParE family toxin: MADLRWTAEALDWLEDIHRYIAEDNPTAAAKVIDGIVAKAELLMDFPDIGSRLRAVPEGEVHMVLYGH; encoded by the coding sequence ATGGCGGACTTGAGATGGACGGCGGAAGCGCTGGACTGGCTGGAAGACATCCATCGCTATATCGCCGAGGATAATCCGACCGCTGCCGCCAAAGTGATCGACGGCATTGTTGCCAAGGCCGAACTGCTCATGGATTTTCCCGACATCGGCAGCCGCCTGCGCGCCGTACCCGAGGGCGAGGTGCACATGGTGCTTTACGGTCATTAA
- a CDS encoding RnfABCDGE type electron transport complex subunit D, which translates to MNIVSAPHIHGARPVGQVMGLVMLALLPATLAGFWRFGWPAVYLWLVTVLACVFAEALCVRVAERPAKPVLADGSAVLTGWLLALSLPPWAPWWLGATGGAFAIIVCKHAFGGLGQNLFNPAMAARVMLLISFPVEMTQWLTPLPIGSAGAPDALAALSITFGTIPDGMTSASLLDQTRTAVSRALPIGGELDPLALSLGERAGSLGETGALLLAAGGLFLILMRVIGLSIPAAFLLGLMVPAAIAHFLAPERFLAPLAHLLTGGVMLGAFFIATDYVTSPSTPLGRWIFGLGCGLLSWIIRTWGAYPEGVAFAVLLMNAATPLIDHYTRPRIFGRTRSGNTLTTAAPKGT; encoded by the coding sequence ATGAACATCGTCTCTGCCCCGCATATCCACGGCGCGCGCCCGGTCGGACAGGTGATGGGCCTGGTCATGCTCGCCCTGCTGCCGGCCACGCTGGCCGGCTTCTGGCGCTTTGGCTGGCCGGCGGTGTATTTGTGGCTGGTCACCGTGCTGGCCTGTGTGTTCGCCGAAGCGCTGTGCGTGCGTGTGGCCGAGCGCCCGGCCAAACCGGTACTTGCCGATGGCTCGGCGGTGCTCACCGGCTGGCTGCTGGCGCTGTCGTTGCCACCATGGGCGCCATGGTGGCTGGGCGCTACGGGTGGCGCGTTTGCCATCATCGTCTGCAAACACGCCTTCGGCGGCCTGGGCCAAAACCTGTTCAATCCAGCCATGGCCGCACGGGTGATGCTGCTGATTTCCTTTCCGGTGGAAATGACCCAGTGGCTCACCCCACTGCCGATTGGCAGCGCCGGCGCGCCGGATGCGCTGGCTGCGCTTTCGATCACTTTCGGCACCATCCCCGACGGTATGACCAGCGCTTCGCTGCTCGATCAGACGCGCACCGCGGTCTCGCGCGCGCTGCCGATCGGCGGCGAGCTGGACCCGCTGGCCCTGAGCCTGGGCGAGCGCGCCGGCAGCCTGGGCGAGACCGGCGCGCTGCTGCTGGCCGCCGGCGGCCTGTTTCTGATTTTGATGCGGGTGATCGGCCTGAGCATCCCGGCTGCCTTCCTGCTTGGCCTCATGGTGCCCGCGGCCATCGCTCACTTTCTTGCCCCGGAGCGCTTTCTGGCGCCGCTGGCCCACCTTCTGACCGGCGGGGTGATGCTGGGCGCGTTTTTCATCGCCACCGACTACGTCACTTCGCCCTCGACGCCGCTCGGTCGCTGGATTTTCGGTTTGGGCTGCGGCTTGCTGAGCTGGATCATCCGCACCTGGGGTGCTTACCCCGAAGGGGTGGCTTTTGCGGTGTTGCTGATGAATGCGGCCACGCCGCTGATCGACCACTACACCCGTCCACGCATCTTTGGCCGTACCCGCAGCGGAAATACCCTGACCACGGCCGCACCGAAAGGGACCTGA
- the nifL gene encoding nitrogen fixation negative regulator NifL produces MATSTPASSPLPQIPADITDALFHHAVDESAIAISITDAAATILYVNKAFCAITGYSAEEVVGRNQSLLSYKSTPKSVYQALWGALTEGRPWTGRLLNRRKDGRPYVAELTVTPLAPQNGGKKHYLGMHWDATDEHRLAQQLTNHKRLIESVISVAPVAVALLNDDGQVVLDNPAYRRIAAELQVAEPAHAVIDALQQSLGETFHTALGQRRPLVNHELRFDSAGSGEARWYACSLSWFEERSTLPDAFYGDHRKDYQLLIMHDISASKRQEEALRLAAMRAMLSEGELNQSLREALSGAIFQLQGPVNLISAAAALQKRRAGQNAASDPLARALADAQTAGERAIATLQAAMPPEPLEPSGPVNLNEVLRDVLMLETDALLSAGITVDWRPAHVLPSVQGDPAALRNLFRQLVGNAIEAMNVRGWNERALYLATAARNGQVEVEVVDTGPGIPEALRLKVFEPFFSTKASRGGARGVGLSLAQEIVNRHRGVLEIDPQHVGGCRLRVSFPANRAVLAAAEANG; encoded by the coding sequence ATGGCCACTTCCACTCCCGCCTCCTCACCGCTGCCGCAGATTCCCGCGGACATCACCGATGCGCTGTTTCACCATGCGGTCGATGAGTCCGCAATTGCGATCTCCATTACCGATGCCGCAGCCACCATCCTTTATGTCAACAAGGCGTTCTGTGCGATCACCGGCTACAGCGCCGAGGAGGTGGTGGGGCGCAATCAGTCGTTGCTGTCTTACAAATCCACGCCCAAGTCGGTGTATCAGGCCCTGTGGGGCGCGCTCACCGAAGGCCGTCCGTGGACCGGCCGCCTGCTCAACCGCCGCAAAGACGGGCGCCCCTATGTGGCCGAACTCACCGTGACCCCGCTGGCACCGCAAAACGGCGGAAAAAAGCATTACCTGGGGATGCACTGGGACGCCACCGATGAACACCGCCTGGCCCAGCAGCTCACTAACCACAAGCGGCTGATCGAATCGGTGATTTCGGTTGCCCCGGTGGCGGTTGCGCTGCTCAACGACGACGGTCAGGTGGTGCTGGACAATCCGGCCTACCGGCGCATTGCCGCCGAGCTGCAGGTGGCCGAACCGGCGCACGCGGTGATCGACGCGCTGCAGCAAAGTCTGGGCGAAACCTTCCACACCGCGCTTGGCCAGCGTCGCCCGCTGGTCAATCATGAACTGCGTTTCGACAGCGCGGGCAGTGGCGAAGCCCGCTGGTATGCCTGTTCGCTGAGCTGGTTCGAAGAACGCTCCACCTTGCCGGACGCCTTCTATGGTGACCACCGCAAGGACTACCAGCTTTTGATCATGCACGATATTAGTGCATCCAAACGCCAAGAAGAGGCGCTGCGCCTGGCGGCGATGCGCGCCATGCTCTCGGAAGGCGAACTGAATCAAAGTCTGCGTGAGGCATTGTCCGGCGCCATCTTCCAATTGCAAGGGCCGGTCAACCTGATCTCGGCGGCTGCGGCCTTGCAGAAGCGGCGTGCCGGACAAAATGCCGCGTCCGATCCGTTGGCGCGCGCACTGGCCGACGCCCAGACTGCGGGCGAACGCGCCATCGCCACGCTGCAAGCGGCCATGCCGCCCGAGCCGCTGGAGCCCAGCGGGCCGGTGAATCTCAACGAGGTATTGCGCGATGTACTGATGCTGGAAACCGATGCTTTACTGTCGGCCGGCATCACCGTGGACTGGCGTCCGGCCCATGTGCTGCCCTCGGTGCAAGGCGATCCGGCAGCCTTACGCAACCTGTTCCGGCAACTCGTCGGCAACGCCATCGAGGCGATGAATGTACGCGGCTGGAACGAGCGCGCGCTGTATCTTGCCACGGCGGCCCGCAACGGCCAGGTGGAGGTCGAAGTGGTCGATACCGGTCCGGGCATCCCGGAGGCCCTGCGCTTGAAAGTGTTTGAGCCTTTCTTTTCCACCAAGGCTTCGCGCGGCGGTGCCCGCGGGGTGGGCCTGTCCTTGGCGCAGGAAATCGTCAACCGCCACCGTGGGGTGCTGGAGATCGATCCGCAGCATGTCGGCGGCTGTCGTCTGCGGGTCAGCTTTCCGGCCAACCGCGCGGTGCTCGCCGCTGCGGAGGCCAACGGATGA
- the rsxC gene encoding electron transport complex subunit RsxC, whose amino-acid sequence MGAPDLSLLRRMRRLVERWGAHPDGRKQPAAGTAIAALPLPPLLTLPLSQHIGAPARPVVGAGARVLAGQLLAEAAGPVSAPVHAPTSGIIRGIGDVAVPHPSGLTGPAILLECDGLDEAVQWAGTDPFALAPAEIARRVAAAGIVGLGGATFPAAVKLSLGQSTPISTLILNGGECEPYLSCDDRLMQERAPEVIDGARIILRAIGGRRALIGVESNKPQAIAALREAAAGFDEVTVVTVPSRYPMGSEKQLIAWLTGCEVPAQGRPADIGVVVHNVGTAAAIHRAIRFGEPLTRRIVTVAGGAIRTPRNLEVRLGTPAAALVDFCGGLTETPARLVMGGPMMGIAVATLELPIVKGSGGVLALTAAEAGAGRRVEGPCIRCAACAQACPMGLMPLEMAARIRAGDLAASLDLGLKDCIGCGTCSFVCPSKIPLVQYFNHAKGELAARERNKLKQEAIRELVEARAQRMAREAREKAEAAARRKAERERAKTLGGAQASAQPTREDATA is encoded by the coding sequence ATGGGCGCACCCGATCTTTCCCTGCTGCGCCGCATGAGGCGGCTGGTCGAGCGCTGGGGAGCCCACCCTGACGGTCGCAAACAGCCCGCCGCCGGCACTGCGATCGCTGCGCTGCCGCTGCCACCGCTTCTGACCCTGCCGCTCAGCCAACACATCGGCGCACCGGCACGCCCGGTGGTTGGCGCTGGCGCACGAGTGTTAGCCGGTCAATTGCTTGCCGAAGCGGCCGGGCCGGTATCGGCCCCGGTGCATGCGCCCACTTCGGGCATCATCCGGGGTATCGGCGACGTAGCGGTGCCGCACCCGTCCGGCTTGACCGGTCCGGCCATCTTGTTGGAGTGCGACGGTCTGGATGAAGCGGTGCAATGGGCCGGCACCGACCCGTTTGCGCTGGCACCGGCCGAGATCGCCCGGCGGGTGGCCGCGGCCGGCATCGTCGGCCTGGGCGGCGCCACGTTCCCGGCTGCGGTCAAGCTCAGTCTGGGGCAAAGCACCCCGATTTCCACCCTGATTCTCAACGGTGGCGAATGCGAACCCTATCTATCCTGCGATGATCGGCTGATGCAAGAGCGCGCGCCCGAAGTCATCGACGGTGCGCGGATCATTTTGCGCGCCATCGGCGGCCGCCGTGCACTGATTGGCGTGGAATCGAACAAGCCGCAGGCCATTGCCGCGCTGCGCGAGGCCGCTGCCGGCTTCGACGAAGTGACCGTGGTCACCGTGCCCAGCCGCTACCCGATGGGTTCGGAAAAGCAGCTGATCGCCTGGCTCACCGGCTGCGAGGTGCCCGCGCAGGGCCGACCGGCCGATATCGGTGTGGTGGTGCACAACGTCGGCACGGCGGCCGCCATCCATCGTGCAATCCGCTTTGGCGAGCCGCTCACCCGCCGTATCGTGACCGTGGCCGGCGGCGCGATTCGTACCCCCCGCAACCTGGAAGTACGCCTTGGCACCCCGGCCGCGGCGTTGGTGGACTTTTGCGGCGGACTGACCGAAACCCCGGCGCGCCTGGTCATGGGCGGGCCGATGATGGGCATCGCGGTCGCTACCCTAGAACTGCCGATCGTCAAGGGCTCGGGCGGCGTGCTGGCGCTGACCGCCGCCGAAGCCGGTGCCGGTCGGCGCGTCGAAGGCCCCTGCATCCGTTGTGCCGCTTGCGCGCAAGCCTGTCCGATGGGCCTCATGCCGCTCGAGATGGCCGCGCGCATCCGTGCCGGCGACCTGGCCGCTTCGCTGGACTTGGGACTCAAAGATTGCATTGGCTGCGGCACGTGCTCTTTTGTGTGTCCCTCCAAAATTCCTCTGGTGCAGTACTTCAATCATGCCAAGGGGGAGCTGGCCGCGCGTGAGCGCAACAAGCTCAAGCAAGAGGCCATCCGCGAACTGGTCGAAGCGCGCGCCCAGCGCATGGCGCGCGAAGCGCGCGAAAAGGCCGAAGCGGCCGCCCGCCGCAAGGCCGAACGCGAACGCGCCAAGACCTTGGGCGGCGCACAAGCCAGCGCACAGCCGACCCGTGAGGATGCCACCGCATGA
- a CDS encoding DEAD/DEAH box helicase family protein, translated as MKVTLFDFQKDALHQLRDKLAAARNFASSDHPQAIAFSAPTGSGKTIIMTALFEAILDEPDDQLEWPTSRSPGRPKDDLAPSGGGSVVASLNNIEDVPPSETGSSRELVVLKRRAGMEDVFAALSELVTYRVNAARAQSHLRRFMAIARHLTLDEIDDDAWDGAKGQIVEWMAAQITAMKSAGTLEAAAQTITHVGLRTLAVEHGTGVAEPETDYRIEASSLDIDRLFEEAGRVFGNGSHMTYWQANADRDALDVKVEVIVLSRQPSAMAALESAAEQAFDALYDTHKKAIAQIKEHRRVQYEKLRLATAKPVEVPWHLPESIDFKRLPTDPHWDRHLYVESDGQFRAGLGTWEAGVLKEELAKPEVIGWLRNLDRKPWSLEIPYETGGEIRPMFPDLIIVRKDRDHFMVDILEPHRPDLADNFEKAIGLARFAERHGALFGRIQLIRLHAVAAGAHFLRLEINRAATIRALLRIGSNAQLDDLFLEMGTVA; from the coding sequence ATGAAGGTCACGCTGTTCGATTTTCAGAAGGATGCGCTGCATCAGTTGCGCGACAAGCTCGCCGCCGCACGCAATTTTGCAAGCAGCGACCATCCACAGGCCATTGCCTTTTCGGCACCCACCGGCAGCGGCAAGACCATCATCATGACGGCGCTGTTCGAGGCGATTCTCGATGAACCCGACGATCAACTGGAGTGGCCGACAAGTCGTTCGCCGGGCCGCCCCAAGGACGACTTGGCCCCCTCGGGGGGCGGCTCTGTGGTAGCGTCACTCAACAATATCGAAGATGTGCCGCCTTCGGAAACCGGCTCCAGCCGTGAGCTGGTGGTGCTCAAGCGGCGCGCCGGGATGGAGGATGTCTTCGCGGCACTTTCCGAGTTGGTCACCTACCGCGTCAATGCCGCGCGGGCGCAGAGCCATTTGCGGCGCTTCATGGCGATTGCGCGCCATCTGACGCTGGACGAGATCGATGACGATGCGTGGGACGGCGCCAAAGGCCAGATCGTCGAATGGATGGCGGCGCAGATTACGGCCATGAAGTCCGCAGGCACATTGGAGGCGGCCGCGCAGACCATTACCCACGTTGGGTTGAGAACCCTGGCTGTCGAGCATGGCACGGGTGTCGCCGAACCCGAGACGGACTATCGCATCGAGGCATCGAGCTTGGACATTGACCGGCTGTTCGAGGAAGCCGGCCGGGTGTTCGGCAACGGCTCGCACATGACCTACTGGCAGGCCAATGCCGACCGCGATGCGTTGGATGTGAAGGTCGAGGTCATCGTGTTGAGCCGCCAGCCTTCGGCCATGGCCGCGCTGGAGTCGGCGGCCGAGCAGGCGTTCGATGCGCTCTACGATACGCACAAAAAGGCTATCGCCCAGATCAAAGAACACCGCCGCGTCCAATACGAAAAGCTGCGCCTGGCCACGGCCAAACCCGTTGAGGTGCCTTGGCATCTGCCGGAATCCATCGACTTCAAGCGTTTGCCCACCGATCCGCACTGGGATCGCCATCTGTACGTGGAGAGCGACGGGCAATTCCGTGCCGGGCTGGGCACCTGGGAAGCGGGGGTACTGAAGGAAGAATTGGCCAAGCCGGAGGTGATCGGTTGGTTGCGTAATCTCGACCGCAAGCCCTGGTCGCTGGAAATCCCCTACGAGACCGGCGGCGAGATTCGGCCGATGTTTCCCGATCTGATCATCGTGCGAAAGGATCGCGACCATTTTATGGTGGATATTCTCGAACCCCACCGTCCCGATCTTGCCGACAATTTCGAAAAGGCTATCGGTTTGGCGCGGTTTGCAGAGCGCCACGGTGCCCTGTTCGGACGCATTCAGCTGATCCGCCTGCATGCTGTGGCCGCTGGCGCGCACTTTCTTCGCCTGGAAATCAATCGGGCTGCAACGATCCGGGCGCTGCTGCGCATCGGCAGTAATGCACAGCTAGACGATCTGTTTTTAGAAATGGGAACCGTGGCGTAA